Proteins found in one Eriocheir sinensis breed Jianghai 21 chromosome 14, ASM2467909v1, whole genome shotgun sequence genomic segment:
- the LOC126998545 gene encoding reticulon-4-interacting protein 1 homolog, mitochondrial-like isoform X2 translates to MDHLLFLAQERADSARLALHSAGSQLTSRLSTLKDGARTALQSSLDAVKNQRFSEEVAERIRSWLAQLKEALSAVSPSKIYDRVFIVFITEVTRTHIYFGGACFCLGGIFGILLGMRLRSSLVAPQRMRAVVINSYRGIEAIGVVEDIVAPRIVDPHQVLVQVKAAGIDYLDIRVAQGYGRVLRRQLNKYNPNTDGEFPAVLGRDCSGVVVAVGRDVSRVEPGEEVWLAVPFYHPGTLSEYVVVSEELVAPKPSQLTFEGAAALPYSIMTAWDALVTQAGLGPDSTAGKRVLVHAGVSGVGVVAVQLVRAWGGSVTTTVSSRAAQLAHMLGAEDVITYDNSNFDKELLLREKYDVILNTVGQVLHEPCLKYCLPDGIVVTTASSLLASDSYGYMMGGLYSLYMRARYWFIKAPWLSGGRWGTLEVKGQVLEKVVPLVNAGQLQAVVDKAYSAQDAEVAFAHVAKGEQIGRTVLRFRARPLASRMEGSL, encoded by the exons ATGGATCACCTCTTATTCCTAGCACAAGAAAGGGCAGATTCTGCACGG TTGGCATTACATTCTGCAGGAAGCCAGTTAACCAGCAGGCTTTCAACCCTCAAAGATGGAGCGCGAACTGCCCTCCAGAGCTCACTTGATGCCGTCAAGAATCAAAGGTTCAGCGAGGAGGTGGCTGAACGGATTCGGAGTTGGTTAGCACAACTCAAGGAGGCGCTCAGTGCTGTTAGTCCATCCAAGATATATGATAGAGTCTTCATAGTTTTTATAACTGAAG TAACGCGTACACACATATACTTTGGAGGAGCATGTTTCTGTTTGGGGGGTATTTTTGGTATACTGTTGGGGATGAGGCTCCGCAGCAGCTTGGTGGCCCCGCAGCGCATGAGGGCTGTGGTCATCAACTCCTACAGAGGCATCGAG GCCATAGGAGTGGTGGAGGACATTGTGGCACCCCGGATAGTGGACCCTCACCAGGTGTTGGTGCAGGTCAAGGCTGCGGGCATTGATTACCTTGACATCCGAGTGGCTCAGGGGTATGGGCGGGTCCTGAGGCGACAGCTCAATAAGTATAATCCG AATACAGATGGTGAATTTCCTGCTGTGCTGGGAAGAGACTGTTctggtgtggtggtggcggtgggaagGGATGTCTCCCGGGTGGAGCCAGGAGAGGAG GTGTGGCTTGCCGTACCATTTTATCACCCTGGGACTCTGAGCGAGTATGTTGTAGTGTCAGAGGAGCTTGTAGCCCCTAAGCCTTCACAGCTGACCTTTGAGGGAGCCGCTGCCCTGCCCTACAGCATTATGACGGCTTGGGATGCTCTCGTTACACAAGCAGGCCTTGGTCCTGACTCTACTGCCGGCAAAAG AGTGCTTGTCCATGCTGGAGTGTCAGGCGTGGGAGTTGTGGCGGTGCAGCTGGTGCGTGCTTGGGGGGGCAGCGTCACCACCACGGTGTCCTCAAGGGCAGCACAGCTGGCACACATGTTAGGGGCGGAGGACGTCATTACTTACGACAACTCCAACTTCGACAAGGAACTATTGTTGAGAGAAAA GTATGATGTCATTCTTAACACGGTGGGTCAGGTGCTGCACGAACCCTGCCTCAAGTATTGTCTTCCTGATGGTATAGTTGTTACCACGGCCTCCTCTTTGTTGGCCTCCGATTCCTATGGATATATGATGGGGGGACTTTATTCTCTGTACATGAGGGCAAGATACTGGTTCATCAAG GCACCTTGGCTGAGTGGTGGTCGGTGGGGGACCCTTGAGGTGAAGGGACAGGTCCTGGAGAAGGTTGTGCCTTTGGTGAACGCAGGACAGCTCCAGGCGGTGGTAGACAAGGCTTACTCTGCCCAAGATGCTGAGGTGGCATTTGCACATGTTGCTAAAGGGGAGCAGATTGGTAGAACAGTGCTCAGATTCAG
- the LOC126998545 gene encoding reticulon-4-interacting protein 1 homolog, mitochondrial-like isoform X1, translating into MDHLLFLAQERADSARLALHSAGSQLTSRLSTLKDGARTALQSSLDAVKNQRFSEEVAERIRSWLAQLKEALSAVSPSKIYDRVFIVFITEVTRTHIYFGGACFCLGGIFGILLGMRLRSSLVAPQRMRAVVINSYRGIEAIGVVEDIVAPRIVDPHQVLVQVKAAGIDYLDIRVAQGYGRVLRRQLNKYNPNTDGEFPAVLGRDCSGVVVAVGRDVSRVEPGEEVWLAVPFYHPGTLSEYVVVSEELVAPKPSQLTFEGAAALPYSIMTAWDALVTQAGLGPDSTAGKRVLVHAGVSGVGVVAVQLVRAWGGSVTTTVSSRAAQLAHMLGAEDVITYDNSNFDKELLLREKYDVILNTVGQVLHEPCLKYCLPDGIVVTTASSLLASDSYGYMMGGLYSLYMRARYWFIKAPWLSGGRWGTLEVKGQVLEKVVPLVNAGQLQAVVDKAYSAQDAEVAFAHVAKGEQIGRTVLRFSINTPIRNLGMAFWQDH; encoded by the exons ATGGATCACCTCTTATTCCTAGCACAAGAAAGGGCAGATTCTGCACGG TTGGCATTACATTCTGCAGGAAGCCAGTTAACCAGCAGGCTTTCAACCCTCAAAGATGGAGCGCGAACTGCCCTCCAGAGCTCACTTGATGCCGTCAAGAATCAAAGGTTCAGCGAGGAGGTGGCTGAACGGATTCGGAGTTGGTTAGCACAACTCAAGGAGGCGCTCAGTGCTGTTAGTCCATCCAAGATATATGATAGAGTCTTCATAGTTTTTATAACTGAAG TAACGCGTACACACATATACTTTGGAGGAGCATGTTTCTGTTTGGGGGGTATTTTTGGTATACTGTTGGGGATGAGGCTCCGCAGCAGCTTGGTGGCCCCGCAGCGCATGAGGGCTGTGGTCATCAACTCCTACAGAGGCATCGAG GCCATAGGAGTGGTGGAGGACATTGTGGCACCCCGGATAGTGGACCCTCACCAGGTGTTGGTGCAGGTCAAGGCTGCGGGCATTGATTACCTTGACATCCGAGTGGCTCAGGGGTATGGGCGGGTCCTGAGGCGACAGCTCAATAAGTATAATCCG AATACAGATGGTGAATTTCCTGCTGTGCTGGGAAGAGACTGTTctggtgtggtggtggcggtgggaagGGATGTCTCCCGGGTGGAGCCAGGAGAGGAG GTGTGGCTTGCCGTACCATTTTATCACCCTGGGACTCTGAGCGAGTATGTTGTAGTGTCAGAGGAGCTTGTAGCCCCTAAGCCTTCACAGCTGACCTTTGAGGGAGCCGCTGCCCTGCCCTACAGCATTATGACGGCTTGGGATGCTCTCGTTACACAAGCAGGCCTTGGTCCTGACTCTACTGCCGGCAAAAG AGTGCTTGTCCATGCTGGAGTGTCAGGCGTGGGAGTTGTGGCGGTGCAGCTGGTGCGTGCTTGGGGGGGCAGCGTCACCACCACGGTGTCCTCAAGGGCAGCACAGCTGGCACACATGTTAGGGGCGGAGGACGTCATTACTTACGACAACTCCAACTTCGACAAGGAACTATTGTTGAGAGAAAA GTATGATGTCATTCTTAACACGGTGGGTCAGGTGCTGCACGAACCCTGCCTCAAGTATTGTCTTCCTGATGGTATAGTTGTTACCACGGCCTCCTCTTTGTTGGCCTCCGATTCCTATGGATATATGATGGGGGGACTTTATTCTCTGTACATGAGGGCAAGATACTGGTTCATCAAG GCACCTTGGCTGAGTGGTGGTCGGTGGGGGACCCTTGAGGTGAAGGGACAGGTCCTGGAGAAGGTTGTGCCTTTGGTGAACGCAGGACAGCTCCAGGCGGTGGTAGACAAGGCTTACTCTGCCCAAGATGCTGAGGTGGCATTTGCACATGTTGCTAAAGGGGAGCAGATTGGTAGAACAGTGCTCAGATTCAG
- the LOC126998545 gene encoding reticulon-4-interacting protein 1 homolog, mitochondrial-like isoform X3, producing MDHNQTINQLALHSAGSQLTSRLSTLKDGARTALQSSLDAVKNQRFSEEVAERIRSWLAQLKEALSAVSPSKIYDRVFIVFITEVTRTHIYFGGACFCLGGIFGILLGMRLRSSLVAPQRMRAVVINSYRGIEAIGVVEDIVAPRIVDPHQVLVQVKAAGIDYLDIRVAQGYGRVLRRQLNKYNPNTDGEFPAVLGRDCSGVVVAVGRDVSRVEPGEEVWLAVPFYHPGTLSEYVVVSEELVAPKPSQLTFEGAAALPYSIMTAWDALVTQAGLGPDSTAGKRVLVHAGVSGVGVVAVQLVRAWGGSVTTTVSSRAAQLAHMLGAEDVITYDNSNFDKELLLREKYDVILNTVGQVLHEPCLKYCLPDGIVVTTASSLLASDSYGYMMGGLYSLYMRARYWFIKAPWLSGGRWGTLEVKGQVLEKVVPLVNAGQLQAVVDKAYSAQDAEVAFAHVAKGEQIGRTVLRFSINTPIRNLGMAFWQDH from the exons ATGGATCATAACCAGACAATAAATCAG TTGGCATTACATTCTGCAGGAAGCCAGTTAACCAGCAGGCTTTCAACCCTCAAAGATGGAGCGCGAACTGCCCTCCAGAGCTCACTTGATGCCGTCAAGAATCAAAGGTTCAGCGAGGAGGTGGCTGAACGGATTCGGAGTTGGTTAGCACAACTCAAGGAGGCGCTCAGTGCTGTTAGTCCATCCAAGATATATGATAGAGTCTTCATAGTTTTTATAACTGAAG TAACGCGTACACACATATACTTTGGAGGAGCATGTTTCTGTTTGGGGGGTATTTTTGGTATACTGTTGGGGATGAGGCTCCGCAGCAGCTTGGTGGCCCCGCAGCGCATGAGGGCTGTGGTCATCAACTCCTACAGAGGCATCGAG GCCATAGGAGTGGTGGAGGACATTGTGGCACCCCGGATAGTGGACCCTCACCAGGTGTTGGTGCAGGTCAAGGCTGCGGGCATTGATTACCTTGACATCCGAGTGGCTCAGGGGTATGGGCGGGTCCTGAGGCGACAGCTCAATAAGTATAATCCG AATACAGATGGTGAATTTCCTGCTGTGCTGGGAAGAGACTGTTctggtgtggtggtggcggtgggaagGGATGTCTCCCGGGTGGAGCCAGGAGAGGAG GTGTGGCTTGCCGTACCATTTTATCACCCTGGGACTCTGAGCGAGTATGTTGTAGTGTCAGAGGAGCTTGTAGCCCCTAAGCCTTCACAGCTGACCTTTGAGGGAGCCGCTGCCCTGCCCTACAGCATTATGACGGCTTGGGATGCTCTCGTTACACAAGCAGGCCTTGGTCCTGACTCTACTGCCGGCAAAAG AGTGCTTGTCCATGCTGGAGTGTCAGGCGTGGGAGTTGTGGCGGTGCAGCTGGTGCGTGCTTGGGGGGGCAGCGTCACCACCACGGTGTCCTCAAGGGCAGCACAGCTGGCACACATGTTAGGGGCGGAGGACGTCATTACTTACGACAACTCCAACTTCGACAAGGAACTATTGTTGAGAGAAAA GTATGATGTCATTCTTAACACGGTGGGTCAGGTGCTGCACGAACCCTGCCTCAAGTATTGTCTTCCTGATGGTATAGTTGTTACCACGGCCTCCTCTTTGTTGGCCTCCGATTCCTATGGATATATGATGGGGGGACTTTATTCTCTGTACATGAGGGCAAGATACTGGTTCATCAAG GCACCTTGGCTGAGTGGTGGTCGGTGGGGGACCCTTGAGGTGAAGGGACAGGTCCTGGAGAAGGTTGTGCCTTTGGTGAACGCAGGACAGCTCCAGGCGGTGGTAGACAAGGCTTACTCTGCCCAAGATGCTGAGGTGGCATTTGCACATGTTGCTAAAGGGGAGCAGATTGGTAGAACAGTGCTCAGATTCAG